DNA from Geobacillus vulcani PSS1:
ACCACCCTGTTTCCCAACGGTATGGCCGGGTGCTGTTGGTGGAAGCGGATGGACTGTTCATTTCCCGCCAAGGGAAAGGGAAACGGGCGAAAGAGCAGAAAATCTTGGCGGTTCACGAGGGATGGAGACGAAACGGCTCGCAGCTTGAGCTCGTGAACCGGCGCCACTACCTCCATGAAGGGCCGGGGGACGTGTGGGAAGGGTTCGAAGAGTGGCTGATGAAGGAATATGCCTATGACCCGTGCCGGGACCTGTTGGTCATCAACGGCGACGCGGCATCCTGGATTACGGCCTGCCGGACATATTTTGGGAAGCGGGCGTGCTTTCAGCTGGATCGGTTCCATGTGGCGCGGGAGCTTCGTCAGTGTCTGTCCGGCCACCCGCGTTGGCGGGAGGTGCGGAAGAAGCTGGCGAAACAAGACGAGGAGGGGCTTCTCGTGGAGCTAAACAGTGCCATCGGTACGTTGGGGGACGAAGCCAAAGAACAGCAGTTGGCCGAAATGATCCGCCGGATCGAGTCGATGCCAGGATGCATCCGGGACTACCGAGAGTGGCTGTCGGCGCAAGGGGTGGAGACGGCCGGCATGCGTCCGATGGGTCACGCCGAGAGCGTGATGAGCCGGTTCGCGTACCGGGTGAAATCCCGCCGCAGCTGGAAAGACCAAGGACTTTGGGCGTTTCTGAAGGCGATGGTGGTCCGAATCGACGGAATATGGCGGAGAAAGGGGCAGTTGGAGGAGGAAGAGCCCCAGAGGGCAGCCTCAGCCCCGACGAAGCCTGAGCGGATCAAACAGGCCAAACGGAAGGCAGGGCGGTTGTTGGCGGAGGTGATGCGC
Protein-coding regions in this window:
- a CDS encoding ISLre2 family transposase, whose product is MEEQLLRTLQNVFATVLASLLEEIDQQLAEARDKRRYQLKDKRPTTLQTLFGEVTFRRNYYYDRQAGAYTFLLDAELGFDGAQSISPCLEETAVELAIECSSYRKAARTLEAIVGYAVLSHEAIRQLVLAAPVSLHHPVSQRYGRVLLVEADGLFISRQGKGKRAKEQKILAVHEGWRRNGSQLELVNRRHYLHEGPGDVWEGFEEWLMKEYAYDPCRDLLVINGDAASWITACRTYFGKRACFQLDRFHVARELRQCLSGHPRWREVRKKLAKQDEEGLLVELNSAIGTLGDEAKEQQLAEMIRRIESMPGCIRDYREWLSAQGVETAGMRPMGHAESVMSRFAYRVKSRRSWKDQGLWAFLKAMVVRIDGIWRRKGQLEEEEPQRAASAPTKPERIKQAKRKAGRLLAEVMRQNIPCLQRSSGTPIYQALSALRDGGWM